One genomic region from Rattus norvegicus strain BN/NHsdMcwi chromosome 10, GRCr8, whole genome shotgun sequence encodes:
- the Mfap3 gene encoding microfibril-associated glycoprotein 3 isoform X1 — protein MKLHYCLCILLVVTFVPTALVLEDVTPLGTNQSSYNASFLSSFELSAGSYSGDDVIIAKEGTNVSLECLLTVDHYGEVHWYNSKGRQLHSRGGKWLVSDNFLNITSVAFDDRGLYTCIITSPTRASYSVTLRVIFTSGDMSVYYMVVCLIAFTITLILNVTRLCLMSTHLRKTEKAINEFFRTEGAEKLQKAFEIAKRIPIITSAKTLELAKVTQFKTMEFARYIEELARSVPLPPLILNCRAFVEEMFEAVRVDDPDDMGERIKERPALDAQSGIYVINPELGRSNSPGGDSDDGSLSEQGQEIAVQVSVHLQSETKSIGTDSQDSSHFSPPSDPASAEGSTHHRE, from the exons ATGAAGCTGCATTATTGTCTGTGCATCTTACTGGTGGTCACTTTTGTGCCAACTGCTCTGGTTTTGGAAGATGTGACTCCACTGGGAACGAATCAGAGTTCATACAATGCATCATTTCTTTCGAGCTTTGAACTCTCGGCAGGTTCCTACTCAGGTGATGATGTCATCATAGCCAAAGAGGGAACAAATGTTTCACTGGAGTGTCTTCTCACGGTGGATCACTATGGAGAAGTCCACTGGTACAACTCGAAAGGACGGCAGCTGCATAGCAGAG GTGGAAAATGGTTGGTTTCTGATAACTTCCTAAATATCACCAGCGTAGCCTTTGATGACCGTGGGCTCTACACATGCATCATCACTTCTCCCACTCGTGCTTCCTACTCGGTCACCCTCCGTGTGATCTTCACCTCTGGAGACATGAGTGTGTACTATATGGTCGTCTGCCTGATCGCCTTCACAATCACACTCATCCTGAACGTCACTCGGCTGTGCCTGATGAGCACCCACCTCCGCAAGACTGAGAAGGCCATCAACGAGTTCTTCAGGACCGAGGGCGCTGAGAAGCTCCAGAAGGCCTTTGAGATTGCAAAGCGTATCCCTATCATCACCTCAGCCAAAACCCTCGAGCTTGCCAAGGTCACACAGTTTAAGACTATGGAGTTTGCCCGCTATATTGAGGAACTGGCCAGAAGCGTCCCTCTCCCACCCCTTATTCTCAACTGCCGGGCCTTTGTTGAGGAAATGTTTGAGGCTGTGCGAGTGGATGACCCTGATGACATGGGAGAAAGAATTAAGGAGAGACCTGCTTTAGACGCTCAAAGTGGCATCTATGTGATTAACCCAGAGCTAGGCCGAAGTAACTCGCCCGGTGGAGATTCAGATGATGGCTCTCTAAGTGAGCAAGGACAGGAGATAGCAGTACAGGTGTCTGTCCACCTTCAGTCAGAGACCAAAAGCATTGGGACAGATTCTCAAGACAGCAGTCATTTTAGCCCACCCAGTGACCCTGCATCGGCTGAGGGCAGCACTCACCACAGAGAATGA